A window from Campylobacter concisus encodes these proteins:
- a CDS encoding C4-dicarboxylate ABC transporter, whose product MLKLRKINDNPIVTLDPYEYEGFRFSNSNVDTLSLSKNILKRDFFISYIEYKDIITATINISRTIDDEDIENNISIKIYEELSLDPAIDYKIVYFESNVEKEDRIFNVFIATNETINKIFKNISKRVPFIDYVVVEPLLYSAIYKKGLLPSTQSDCFLTFRADEAFISIYVNGEYLTSRGLRYTLNYLKDKFIEQSGERVSLESFLNILKTRGLLDSNEEGFSYDLNTVFEDYIFYVNDTINVVNRIYSINIKNIYIDCDYKIERFEKFINTKLGTNATKLNTSTVINSKNLAISERYNMMALYANFYKKEAFNADFNFSNLLRPDPFTKRKSGKFILTCAAAFCLSMSYPLYNYIAGSILEADSQRLSDELDVLNAQAAQIRNTLERLKKEQNDIKGLTDKEEEKLNFRKGLLQEIENKKDHYVMKGLNLFEITDMINNNSVFITNIKNNDKNLTVTVVSDNEKRITQLIKDISKMPKYSVNTKKIKEDRQNNEYESNISIEIRQ is encoded by the coding sequence ATGTTAAAGCTTAGAAAAATTAACGATAATCCAATCGTTACGCTAGATCCTTATGAATATGAAGGTTTTAGATTTTCTAATAGCAATGTCGATACACTAAGTCTTTCAAAGAATATTTTAAAGCGAGACTTTTTTATATCTTATATCGAGTACAAAGATATAATAACAGCTACCATAAATATTTCAAGAACAATAGATGATGAGGATATTGAAAATAATATCTCGATCAAAATTTACGAAGAGCTCTCTCTTGATCCTGCGATTGACTATAAAATAGTTTATTTTGAAAGCAATGTTGAAAAAGAAGATAGAATTTTTAATGTTTTTATTGCTACAAATGAAACGATAAATAAAATTTTTAAAAATATTTCTAAAAGAGTACCTTTTATAGATTATGTCGTTGTAGAGCCACTCTTATATAGTGCTATATATAAAAAAGGTTTACTTCCTAGCACTCAGAGTGATTGTTTTTTGACATTTAGGGCCGATGAAGCATTTATAAGCATTTATGTAAATGGAGAATACCTTACATCAAGAGGTTTAAGATACACACTAAATTATCTAAAAGATAAATTTATAGAGCAAAGTGGTGAAAGAGTAAGCCTAGAAAGCTTTTTGAATATCCTAAAGACAAGAGGACTTTTAGATAGCAATGAAGAAGGCTTTAGCTACGATCTAAATACTGTTTTTGAGGACTATATATTTTACGTAAATGACACGATAAATGTTGTCAATAGAATCTATAGCATAAATATAAAAAATATCTATATTGACTGCGACTATAAAATAGAGCGTTTTGAAAAATTTATCAATACAAAGCTTGGCACAAATGCTACGAAATTAAATACAAGCACTGTAATAAATTCTAAAAATTTAGCTATTAGCGAACGATATAACATGATGGCTTTATATGCAAATTTTTATAAAAAAGAGGCCTTTAATGCCGATTTTAACTTCTCAAATTTACTTAGGCCTGATCCGTTTACAAAAAGAAAAAGTGGTAAATTTATACTGACATGTGCTGCTGCTTTTTGCCTAAGTATGTCCTATCCACTTTATAATTATATAGCTGGTAGTATTTTAGAGGCAGATTCGCAAAGACTGAGCGATGAGCTTGATGTTCTTAATGCACAAGCAGCACAAATAAGAAATACTCTTGAAAGACTAAAAAAAGAGCAAAATGATATAAAAGGATTAACTGATAAAGAGGAAGAGAAGTTAAATTTTAGAAAAGGGTTGCTTCAAGAAATTGAAAATAAAAAAGATCATTACGTAATGAAAGGTTTAAATCTTTTTGAAATTACCGATATGATAAATAACAATAGCGTTTTTATAACAAATATTAAAAATAACGATAAAAATTTAACCGTAACGGTTGTTAGCGATAATGAAAAAAGGATTACGCAGCTAATAAAAGATATTAGCAAGATGCCTAAATATTCAGTAAATACAAAAAAAATTAAAGAAGATAGGCAAAACAACGAGTATGAAAGTAATATAAGTATAGAGATTAGACAATGA
- the mshL gene encoding pilus (MSHA type) biogenesis protein MshL, with translation MLRLKLNKILIIGALICLNMNYASANESSCLSKNFNMKISDDVALVDVLNQLSEMCNFSIVAKDTYSKTELKDKVFGVNIRNMSLSEVFDLLLSEKNLSYEFSNNVLKISSLKTQIFKLDYITSIREGTAVTQASVDATPSEISSGSSSSDNSQDDSSQGSSNLIKTTERFDFWEKLDAELKAILNNSSEHITAPDPIINQNAGLITVTATPSQLKRVEKYIDEMQKRLKKQVIIDVSIISVELNNEYKQGVDWSKFELGFNTYIGNSRNNPSSSATWTNKGNSLSDGFGRTLNIAANLNFSLDGMINFLETNGKTKVISSPKVTTLNNQQALISVGDNINYRVQQKTDNGNSNSDRLTTTYKQYSVFIGILLNLLPEVSDNNKIMLRINPSLSNFKYAEDDTRQNALREIAPDTVQKKLSTVVQVDSGDTIILGGLIGQTKGKNNTSVPLLSDIPLIGGVFKSTRDNIKTTELIFVITPHVVDFDKKKPLNQSLKDLGFSKTIYE, from the coding sequence ATGTTGAGATTAAAATTAAATAAAATATTAATAATAGGTGCACTTATTTGCTTAAATATGAATTATGCTAGTGCCAATGAAAGTAGTTGTTTAAGCAAGAATTTTAATATGAAAATTTCAGATGATGTTGCGCTAGTAGATGTGTTAAATCAGCTTTCAGAGATGTGTAACTTTAGTATTGTTGCAAAGGATACTTATAGCAAGACAGAACTAAAAGATAAAGTTTTTGGTGTTAATATCAGAAATATGAGTCTTAGCGAAGTTTTTGACCTGCTTTTAAGTGAGAAAAATTTAAGCTACGAGTTTTCAAATAATGTATTAAAAATTTCATCTTTAAAAACTCAAATTTTTAAACTAGATTATATAACTTCTATTAGAGAAGGAACTGCTGTCACCCAAGCTTCGGTGGATGCTACTCCATCTGAAATTTCTAGTGGTTCAAGTAGTAGCGATAATTCCCAAGATGATAGTTCTCAAGGCTCAAGCAACCTTATAAAAACTACTGAGAGGTTTGACTTTTGGGAAAAACTAGATGCTGAGCTTAAAGCTATTTTAAATAATAGTAGCGAACATATTACAGCACCTGATCCTATTATAAACCAAAATGCGGGACTTATCACTGTTACGGCCACTCCTTCTCAACTTAAGCGTGTCGAGAAATATATAGATGAAATGCAAAAAAGACTAAAAAAACAAGTAATTATTGATGTTTCTATTATTTCAGTTGAGTTAAATAATGAATACAAGCAAGGCGTTGATTGGAGTAAATTTGAACTTGGATTTAATACATACATTGGTAATTCAAGAAATAATCCGAGCTCAAGTGCTACTTGGACAAATAAAGGCAATAGCCTAAGTGATGGATTTGGACGTACATTAAATATTGCAGCTAATTTAAATTTTAGCCTTGATGGAATGATAAATTTTCTTGAGACAAATGGAAAGACAAAGGTCATATCAAGCCCAAAAGTAACAACACTTAATAATCAACAAGCTCTAATTTCAGTTGGTGATAACATAAACTACCGTGTTCAACAAAAGACTGACAATGGAAACAGCAATAGCGATAGGTTGACAACCACTTACAAACAATACTCTGTTTTTATAGGCATATTATTAAATTTACTACCAGAAGTTTCTGATAACAACAAAATCATGCTTCGAATCAATCCATCGCTTAGTAACTTTAAATATGCTGAAGACGACACAAGACAAAATGCGTTAAGAGAGATTGCTCCAGATACAGTGCAAAAGAAGCTATCAACTGTTGTTCAAGTTGATAGCGGTGATACTATTATTCTTGGTGGATTAATAGGTCAGACAAAGGGTAAAAATAATACTTCTGTACCTCTTCTTTCTGATATCCCGCTTATAGGTGGTGTCTTTAAAAGCACAAGAGACAATATAAAAACAACAGAACTTATCTTTGTCATCACTCCTCATGTAGTTGATTTTGACAAAAAAAAGCCACTTAATCAATCATTAAAAGACTTAGGTTTTTCTAAAACGATCTATGAATAA
- a CDS encoding ATP-binding protein: MNNKNIYTDIKDIFINEDEVADFVNLDNSITCYNKIVSALKKPLKLILFYGKPGSGKTFLLNKIASDLQKDKKLIFFPHPFFSEATFIEALCEDIYGNKLDNINNFESFVAHYSKEFKNKDEILQNQIVVILDEAQLYPTELIEKIRLMADTRLFKFLFTIHKTENEDVLAKDYFQTRIWESIELGSANTNEIIVYLQRKIGQKGYDKYLNFQKKDYEKAYELCCGNLRTLNKIMYKFYEICEYYEQNQPSKLSSEDANIKILTMSALDTGIIHA; encoded by the coding sequence ATGAATAACAAGAATATTTATACAGATATAAAAGATATCTTTATCAACGAAGACGAAGTAGCTGATTTTGTTAATCTAGATAACTCAATCACTTGTTACAATAAGATCGTCTCGGCTCTAAAAAAGCCATTAAAACTTATACTTTTTTATGGCAAGCCTGGCAGTGGAAAGACTTTTTTGCTAAACAAGATAGCCTCTGATCTTCAAAAGGATAAAAAATTAATTTTTTTCCCACATCCTTTTTTTAGCGAAGCTACATTTATAGAAGCTCTTTGTGAAGATATATACGGAAATAAACTTGATAATATAAATAATTTTGAAAGTTTTGTCGCACACTACTCAAAAGAATTTAAAAATAAAGATGAAATTTTACAAAACCAAATAGTCGTTATCCTAGATGAAGCACAACTTTATCCTACTGAATTGATCGAAAAAATAAGGCTTATGGCCGATACAAGATTATTTAAATTTCTATTTACGATTCATAAAACTGAAAATGAAGATGTGTTAGCAAAGGACTATTTTCAAACTAGAATTTGGGAGAGTATAGAGCTTGGAAGTGCAAACACGAATGAAATCATAGTTTATTTACAAAGAAAAATAGGACAAAAAGGTTACGATAAATACCTAAATTTTCAGAAAAAAGACTATGAAAAAGCCTATGAGCTTTGTTGCGGAAATCTACGCACACTAAATAAAATTATGTATAAATTTTATGAAATTTGTGAATATTACGAACAAAATCAGCCATCAAAATTAAGTAGCGAGGACGCAAATATTAAAATTTTGACAATGTCTGCACTTGATACAGGAATAATTCATGCTTGA
- a CDS encoding pilus assembly protein PilO, which produces MRQDVLSKIDKYFDAKKQSETNIIFLGSALIIIYIVYMLCFDPSQDFYDERLNAHTKISNDLSRTRDYLRSTSSPSGDKNFKINEETKILETLKGKYSSVLKFNAHFDSKLKELSFLLFNDQNWANFLDNIVSLAKQNNIKILELKSDIKEPNFQKIEQILNIDLTFLGGFKDMLSYINGLEESKLVVDLHKMDVNSTQKELGAKISISVWGMKY; this is translated from the coding sequence ATGAGACAAGACGTTTTAAGTAAAATAGATAAGTATTTTGACGCAAAAAAACAAAGCGAAACAAATATAATTTTTTTGGGTTCAGCCTTAATTATTATTTATATTGTTTATATGCTTTGCTTTGATCCATCGCAAGATTTTTATGATGAAAGACTTAATGCGCATACTAAAATTAGCAATGATCTTTCAAGAACAAGAGATTATTTAAGATCAACTAGCTCACCTAGTGGGGATAAAAATTTTAAAATAAATGAAGAGACCAAAATACTTGAAACGCTTAAAGGCAAATATTCTAGTGTTTTAAAATTTAATGCTCATTTTGACTCAAAGCTAAAAGAACTATCGTTTTTATTATTTAACGATCAAAATTGGGCAAATTTCTTAGACAATATCGTATCTTTAGCAAAGCAAAATAATATAAAAATTTTAGAGTTAAAAAGCGATATAAAAGAGCCAAATTTCCAAAAGATTGAGCAAATTTTAAATATTGACTTGACATTTTTGGGAGGTTTTAAAGATATGCTTTCATATATAAATGGCCTTGAAGAATCAAAGCTAGTAGTTGATCTTCATAAAATGGATGTAAATTCTACCCAAAAAGAGCTTGGCGCTAAGATCTCAATATCTGTTTGGGGAATGAAATACTAA
- a CDS encoding transformation system protein: MLELQEIQRLEKLYEEYEKKNKNSLLKLLSHKKPGLLIITILLIAFIFGAFLFFSNAKNKKETTNTPALFEKNLTIQTNIKEKNITFAETNISKNILEDGKQKSEQAKERFESDKKQDELAEKIAKKLEQSIKLNEYNKEQASDKKQRSGGGWLKLNLPTENENMQNEQPLQNEEIIELEPKAKPKIDIQISSENNEISMLKENFNKNKNPEIALKIARKCYQDKRYSDTIKWALSANNLDSSIEESWVMFAKAKYMLKQKDDALRALEEYNKNKNKPEINDLINKIKSDTL, from the coding sequence ATGCTTGAATTACAAGAAATTCAAAGGCTAGAAAAGCTTTATGAAGAGTACGAAAAAAAGAATAAAAATAGCCTTTTAAAATTATTATCACATAAAAAACCAGGTCTTTTAATAATTACGATCTTGCTAATTGCTTTTATATTTGGTGCTTTTTTATTTTTCTCAAATGCTAAAAACAAAAAAGAGACAACTAATACTCCAGCTTTATTTGAGAAAAATTTGACAATACAAACAAATATAAAAGAAAAAAACATAACCTTTGCTGAAACCAATATCAGCAAAAATATTTTAGAAGATGGCAAACAAAAAAGCGAACAGGCAAAAGAGAGATTTGAATCAGATAAAAAACAAGATGAGCTTGCTGAGAAAATAGCCAAAAAGCTAGAACAATCCATAAAGCTAAATGAATATAATAAAGAGCAGGCATCAGATAAAAAACAAAGAAGTGGTGGCGGTTGGCTAAAGCTAAATTTACCAACTGAAAATGAAAATATGCAAAATGAACAGCCTCTACAAAATGAAGAGATAATAGAATTGGAACCAAAGGCAAAGCCAAAAATTGATATTCAAATTTCAAGTGAAAACAATGAAATTTCTATGCTAAAAGAAAATTTTAATAAAAATAAAAATCCAGAAATCGCCCTTAAAATAGCAAGAAAATGCTATCAAGATAAAAGATATAGCGACACTATAAAATGGGCACTATCGGCAAATAATTTAGATAGTAGCATTGAGGAGTCTTGGGTCATGTTTGCTAAGGCAAAATATATGCTAAAGCAAAAAGATGATGCATTGCGTGCATTAGAAGAATATAATAAAAATAAAAATAAGCCAGAAATAAATGATCTAATAAATAAGATAAAAAGTGATACGTTGTGA
- the era gene encoding GTPase Era, which yields MKSGFVSIIGRTNAGKSSFLNALLNEKIAIVSHKQNATRRKINGIVMNGEDQIIFTDTPGLHESNKAINQLLISQAIKSMGDCDLIVFLAPIHDNTDDYEKFLALNPEKPHILVLTKVDESSNTKVLEKITQYQKFQDKFEALLTFSTKQPTYKKPLLDEICKLLPEHEYFYDPEFLTSTNEKEIFREFILEAIYENLSDEIPYLSDAIIKSVKEKPGITEIFASIITEREIHKSMIIGKNGETIKRIGIFARKLIQNLTGSKVFLKLDVIVKKGWSKEEKSLNKIIGY from the coding sequence TTGAAATCAGGCTTTGTTAGCATCATAGGACGCACAAATGCTGGCAAAAGCTCGTTTTTAAATGCGTTATTAAACGAAAAGATCGCTATCGTCTCGCACAAACAAAATGCAACTCGCAGAAAGATAAATGGCATAGTAATGAATGGTGAAGATCAAATCATCTTCACCGACACACCAGGACTTCACGAGAGCAACAAGGCGATAAATCAACTACTAATTAGTCAAGCGATAAAATCGATGGGAGACTGCGATCTTATCGTATTTTTAGCGCCTATTCACGATAATACCGACGACTATGAGAAATTTCTAGCTCTAAATCCTGAAAAACCGCACATCTTAGTACTAACAAAAGTCGATGAGAGCTCGAACACAAAGGTACTTGAAAAGATCACCCAGTATCAAAAATTTCAAGATAAATTTGAAGCACTTCTTACTTTTAGCACCAAGCAGCCAACCTATAAAAAGCCGCTTCTTGATGAAATTTGCAAGCTTTTGCCAGAGCATGAGTACTTTTACGATCCAGAATTTCTTACTTCAACAAATGAAAAGGAAATTTTTAGAGAATTTATACTTGAAGCGATCTATGAAAATTTAAGCGATGAGATCCCATATCTTAGCGATGCGATCATAAAAAGCGTAAAAGAAAAACCTGGCATTACTGAAATTTTTGCAAGCATCATCACTGAGCGCGAAATTCACAAAAGTATGATCATCGGTAAGAATGGTGAAACGATAAAACGAATAGGAATTTTTGCAAGAAAGTTAATACAAAATTTAACCGGATCAAAGGTCTTTTTGAAACTCGATGTAATCGTTAAAAAAGGCTGGAGTAAAGAAGAAAAGAGCCTTAATAAAATAATTGGTTATTGA